A stretch of DNA from Chloroflexota bacterium:
TGCTGGTAGACCAGAGCCACGATGAAATCTTCACCGCCCGCGACCGAGGTAGCCCGACGGCACAAGCAGTTCGACGGCCGCCCGATCCTCCTGGTCCACGCCGAGCAGGAGGGCCGCGCGTTCCTGGCGAGCCTCTATGGCCGCAAGCCGCTGTTCGTGCTGACCGTCGCCCACACCGAGACAGCGGACATCGACGGCCTCTCCGGCGCCGGCGTGACGGCGGAACTGCGTCGCCTGACCGCCGCCGCCGACGCCGAGGCGCTCGTCCACGGCCGGCCGCTGTGTATGGATGGCGTCCCATCGAACCCCGGCGGAGCGCCCGGCCCGGTCCTGATCGCGCTGGCCGGCCTGCGCCTGACCGAGATGCCGTTGGTCATCGTGGACGCCGGCCTGCGGGTCAAGCCCGACGCTCCGACCACCGTCGTGGCGAGCCAGTGGGGGACGTCCATCGTCACGGGCGACGCCGTTCCACACGCCGGCGACCTCTTCGAGCGTGGACGGGCAATGGCCGCCGAGTACGTCGAGCGTGGCGACTGCCTGATCCTGGCCGAGAGCGTCCCGGGCGGCACCACCACGGCGCTCTCGTTGTTGTGCGGCCTTGGCTACGACGCCTGGGGCAAGGTGTCCAGCAGCATGCCCGGCAACGCCCACCCGCTGAAGACAACCGTCGTGCGGCAGGCGCTGGCCGCTGCCCGCGCGCGCGGCGTCACGCCGGAGAGCACGGGCATGGAGATCGCCGCCGCCGTCGGCGATCCGATGCAGCCGTTTGTCGCCGGCCTGGCGTTGACCGCCGCGCAGTCCGTTCCCGTGGTGCTGGCCGGCGGCAGCCAGATGGCCGCCGTGCTGGCCCTGATGGCGCGGCTGGCGAGTGAGTGCGACATCCCGCTCCGGACCGACCGCGTCGGGATCGCCACGACCTCGTGGGTCGCCAACGATCCAACCGCCGATCTGGCCGGTCTCGTCGCCCAGATCGGCCCTGTGCCGGTCATCGCCAGTGGCCTGGATTTCAGCGGGTCGCGCCACCCGCCACTGCGCCGCTACGAGCAGTTCCTGGTCAAGGAGGGCGTCGGCGCGGGCGCGGCGGCGGTCATGGCCGCGCTGCTGGCCGATGCCGATCGCGCCGCCCTGCTGGCCGCCATCGAACGCGTTTACGAGGAGATCTACGGCATCACGGCTCTTGCAGGCGATTCAGAGTCGTGACGCGGCCCCGGTCCGACTGACTGATACAATCGTTCTGTGAATTCGGAGGAGCAGCAAGGATGACGGTCCGCCCTATCGTGGCGCTGGGGAACGCAGTCCTGCGGAACAAGGCGCGCAAAGTCTCACGCTTCGATCAGGCGCTTCGCACGCTGGTGCAGGACATGATCGAGACGATGCGTGACGCCCCCGGCGTCGGGCTGGCCGCGCCGCAGATCGGCGTGCCGCTCCAGGTAACCGTGATCGAGGCCGAGAAGGACGAAGTCCACGTGCTGGTGAACCCGGAGATCGTCAAGACCGAGGGCGAGCACCTGCTGGATGAGGGCTGCCTCTCCGTCCCCGGCTACTGGGGCAAGGTCAAGCGGTTCGAGAAGGTGACCGTGAAGGCCCGCGACGCCTCCGGCAAGGAGTTCCGAATCGTGGATGCTGAGGGCCTGCTCTGCCAGGCGCTGCAACACGAGATCGACCATCTCAACGGCATGGTCTACGTCGACCGGCTGGACAGTCTGGACGATCTCCAGCGGACCCCTCGCCGCGAGTTGACGCCCCGCACGGTCGACGAGGCCGTTGAGGCGGAGTGAGCCGGTTGTCGGCGCCAGGGCGTGACCGGCTCGTAGAAGGCTCGATCTCACGCCGACGCCTGCTCGGCGGTTCGCTGGCCCTGGCCGCCGCGTTCCTCGCCGCCTGCCGTGGCGGCAGCGAGAGCAGCGACGATGTCCCGGCTGGGGCCACACCCGCCCCGGCCGTCGCGCCGACCGCGCCCCCGCCGACCCCGAATGTCGCGGCGACGGCCACCGTGCGGGCGCAGCTTCAGTCGATCCGCATGCCCATCGCCGAGCCGCCCACGCTCGACCCGGCGCTCGCCACCGACCACAGCTCGGTGCAGGTCGCCATCCAGCTCTTCGAAGGTCTGACCGAGACCGACGAGGCCGGCCAGCCAGCTCCGCTCGGAGCCGAGCGCTGGGAGGTGGGCGACGAGGGGCGCACCTACACCTTCTCGCTGCGGACCGACCGGCTCTGGTCGGACGGCTCTCCGGTCACCGCCGCCGACTATGTCTGGGCGTGGCGGCGGGTCATCGACCCGCGCACCGCTGCCGACTACGCCCCGCTGCTCTATCCGATCAAGAACGCCGCGCGGATCCACGGCGAGCGGCTGGACTCGGCCTTGCTCGGCGTCACGGCCCGCGACGCCCGCACGCTGGTCGTCAACCTGGAGGAGCCGCTTGCGCACTTCCCGCGCCTGACGTCGCTCATCACCTTCGCGCCGCTCAAGAAGGAGGCCCTCGAACGGCACGGCGACCGCTGGATTCGGCCCGAGAACATCGTCACGAACGGCCCGTTCCGGCTGGTCGAGTGGCAGCACGACCGCCAGATCACGCTGGAGCGGAACCCCACCTATCCGACGGCCGACCGCCTGATGCCCCGCGCCACCCTCCCGATCTTCCCGGACGATGGCGCGGCAGCCGTGCTCTCCGCCTACGAGAACAGCGCCCTCGACGTGTTCGGGACCGGCGCATCGTTCGAGCTGCCGCCTGGGGATGTTGAGCGCATCACCGCCGACGCCGCCACACGGCCGATGCTGCGCACCACGGCCCAATCTGGAACGCTGTTCCTGGCCGTCAATACGCGCAAGCCGCACCTTCAAGATGCCCGCGTCCGCCGGGCGCTCGGCCAGGTCATCGAGCGCGAGAAGGTGCTCAAGTCGGTGCTCAAGCGGGTCGGCACACCGGCCTTGACGTTGACGCCAGACGGGATCTTCGGGCGCGATGAGGGCCGCTGGCCGATTGAGGACGTGGCGGCAGCCCGGGCAGGCATGGCCGACGCGGGCTTCCCGAACGGCGCGGACTTCCCTCCCATCGCCTTCGCCTTCAACGTCAGCTCGCAGTGGACAGAGCTTGGCGAATACTTGCGCCAGCGGTACAAGGACACGCTCGGCATCGAGCTGAAACTGGAGCCAATGGAGTGGACGGCGTACATGCGCTGGCGGCGCAGCGACGAGTGGGCACAGAACGGCGACCTCCAGCGCGGCGGCTGGTTCTCGGACTACGAAGATCCGTACAACTGGTACAACCAGATCTGGGACAGCCGCGAAGACCCGTCCAGCTTCAACTCGGCCTGGGCGCACGACCTCTACGATGCCTACGTCCGCGAAGCTGCGCTCACCCTTGACCGCGCGGAGCGGCTGCGCCTGTATCAGCAGGCCGACGAGATCCTGGCGACCGAGTATCCGGCCATCCCCATCTTCTACTACGGCTCTCGGACGCTGGTACGGCCCTATGTAGTCGGCTTCGAGCCAGAGCGGCTGCTGTCGTTAGTGCGGCTCAAGCGCGTCCGCCTCGACGAGGCCCGTTGACCCCGCCCGTGTGCCCACCCGCTCGTCTGGCCGATGCCGCCCACGCCAAACGGCCCGTGCGATCGGGTAGGCTGGCATAATTCCGTTCACTCGTCTCCATGATTCCGCACCTGAAGTCTCGGAGCACTGCATGAAGAATCGATGGCGTCTCTCGATCACGGCCATCGTGACGGTGATCTCGCTGCTGATCGTCTGGCCGTGGCCGGGCGGTCTCAATCTCAGGGTGGGCAACTTCCGCCTGGAGCGGCAGGGCTTCACGCTCGGCCTTGACCTACAAGGTGGAACCCACCTGGTGCTGCAGGCCGACATGAGCAAGGCGCCAGGCCAGGACACGGCCCAGGTACTGAAGGGCGTGATTCAGGTGCTGGAACGGCGGGTGAATGCCTACGGCGTGGCCGAGCCGGTGATCCAGTCACAGGGTTCGGACCGCGTGATCGTCGAGCTGCCGGGCGTCAAGGACATCGAGGAAGCCAAGAAACTGATCGGCCAGACGGCCCAGCTCGACTTCCGCGAGTACGATCCTTCGACGGGCGGCTGGAAGGTGGCGACGGCGACCGGACTGGACGGCTCAGAGAAGGAGCTGACGGGGAAGTACTTCCGGCCGAACGCCCAGGTGGTCTTCGAGCAGCGCAGCAACCAGCCCCAGGTCGCCTTCGAGTTTGACGACGAGGGCGCCGAGCTGTTCCGCCAGATCACCCGCCGGCTGATCGGCCGGCCGTTGGGTATCTTCCTGGACGGACAGCTCATCTCCTCGCCGACGGTCCAGGCCGAGATCAGCCGGAACGGCGTGATCACCGGCGTCCGCCTCCAGGAGGCGCGCACCCTGGCGATTCAGATGAACGCTGGCGCGGTCCCGGTGCCGATCCGGATCGTCGAGGAGCGGACGGTCGATGCCACGCTCGGCTCGGACTCCGTGCGGAAGAGCGTCGTGGCCGGGCAGATCGCCCTGCTGGTCGTTGCCCTCTTCATGATCATGTACTATCGCTTGCCAGGCCTGATGGCGACGCTCGCGCTCGGCGTGTACACCGCGATCACCCTGGCGGTCTTCATGCTGATCCCGGTGACGCTGACCCTGGCCGGCATCGCCGGCTTCATCCTCTCCATCGGCATGGCGGTGGACGCCAACATCCTGATCTTCGAGCGCATGCGCGAGGAGCTGCGGTGGGGCCGCAGCGTCGGCGCAGGGGTGCGGGCCGGCTTCGACCGCGCCTGGACGAGCATTCGTGACTCGAACTCGTCCACGCTGATCACCTGTCTGCTGCTCTACTGGTTCGGCCAGAACTTCGGCGCGAGCCTGATCACCGGCTTCGCGCTGACCCTCGCTATCGGCGTGGTCGTCAGCCTCTTCAGCGCCATCTTCGTGACCCGTGGCCTGCTGACCGCCGTGATGAGCACCGGGCTGATCCACAATCCGGCGCTGTTCGGCATGGAGGTGCCGGACGATCCTGCCTCGGCGTCGGTGACGCGCACGCGGCTTTCGGCAGAGGGAGGGGCTCGCTGATGACGTTCGACTTCGTCAAGTACCGGCTCTGGTTCTACATCGTCTCGTTCGTGCTGATCCTCCCCGGCGCGATCTCGCTCGTGCTGCCGGGCGGCCTACGGCCCGGCATCGACTTCACCAGCGGCACGATCATGACACTGCGGTTCGGACAGACCGTCGATCAGCCGCAACTGCGCGAGGCGCTGGCCGGGCTCGGCCATCCCGAGGCCATCGTGCAGCGCGCGGACGACGGCACGTTCGTGGTGCGGACGCTGCCCTTCGAGGGCCAGCTGTCAGAGACGGCCGGCTCCACCGAGCAGACCGAGCGACAGGTGATCGTCAACGGCCTGACGCAGCGCTTCGGCCAGGTCGAAATGTTGAGCCTCGACGTGGTCTCGCCCATCGTCGCCGACGAGATCGTGCGCTACGCGTTTCTGGCCGTCGCGGCAGCCTGCGGCGGTATTCTGCTCTACCTCTGGTGGGCGTTCCGCCGCGTCCCGAACTCGGTGCGGTACGGCGCCTGCGCCGTCATCGCGCTGCTGCACGACGCCCTGCTGCTGATCGGCATCTTCTCGCTGCTCGGGCGGTTCTTCGCCGTCGAGCTGGACGCGATGTTCATCACCGGCGTGCTGACGGTTATCGGCTTCTCAGTTCACGACACCATCGTCGTGTTCGACCGGGTCCGCGAGAACATCGTGCGACACGCTGGCGAGCCGTTCGAGGACGTGATGAACCACAGCCTGACCCAGACGCTCGGGCGCTCGGTGAACACGTCGATCACGGTGCTGCTGACGCTGCTGGCCCTGCAGTTGTTCGGCGGAACCACGATTCACAGCTTCGTGCTGGCCCTGCTGATCGGCATCACGTCCGGCACGTACAGCTCGATCTTCAACGCCAGCCTGCTGCTCTACTCGTGGAACACTGGCGAGCTGAACCGCTGGCTCGGGCTGAATCGCGGGCACACAGCAGCGCCGGCCCCCGCCTGAGTAGACCTCAGCCCCAACCCACTGCGCAGCCGATATTCGCGCCGCGCAGCGGGTTGGGGGTGAGGCTCACCGGGGAGCCGGGGCGGTGAGGTCTGAGGGGCAAGGCATCCGCTACAGCAGGTCCGCCTTGCTCGGGTCGAGTTGCAGGCGCTCCACCAGCTTCTTGACGTCGGCCGCGCGGTCACGCGGGCAGACCAGGATCACGTCGTTCGTCTCGACCACCACCATGTCGGTCAGGCCAATCGTCGCGATCTTCCTCGACGTCCCGTACACCAGAGTGTCGCGCGTGCCCAGCCCCAGGTGCTCGCCCTGGACCACGTTGCCATCAGCATCGTGCGGCAGCACGTCGAAGATCTCGCTCCAGCTGCCGATGTCGCTCCAGGGGAAGCGCGCCGGGATCACCGAGACGATGTCGGACTGCTCCAGCACGCCGACGTCGATGGTCTCGATCGGCACGGTCGGGTAGACCCGCGCCAGCACCTCAGCGCCGTCCGGCTGGCTGAGCCGCGCCGCGATGTGACGAACGAGGTCGTCGATTCGTGGCTGCAGTCGTTGAAGCTCGGCGAGGATCGCGTCAACGCGCCAGACGAAGACGCCCGGGTTCCAGTAGTGGCGGCCTGACTTCACGAACTGCATCGCGCGCTCGAGGTCCGGCTTCTCGACGAAGCGCGCCACCTTTCGCACGGCGTAGCCGTCGATCTCGTCCTGCTGCCCGGCCGCTTCGATGTACCCGAGCTGCGTGGACGGCCCGGTTGGCTCGATGCCCATCAGCACCAGCTGCCGCGTCTTCTCGGCCGCCGCGAACGCTGCCGAGAGGGTGCGGCGAAACTCCTCGGCGTCGCCGATGTGCGCGTCGGAGTGCACCGAGGCCATCACCGCGTTCGGATCGCGCTCGGCAATCGCCGCCGCCGCCAGCCCCAGGCTGCCAGCGGTCCCGCGCCGGGCCGGCTCCACGATGATGTTCTCCGGCGGTACCTCCGGAAGCTGCTCGCGGATGCCGTCTGCGTGCGACTGCTCGGTCATCACGATGACGCGCTCGGCAGGCACCAGCGGTACATTGCGGTCGAACGTCGACTGCAGCAGCGACCGTTCGCCCGCCAGAGCCAGCAGCTGCTTGGGCTTGTGAGACCGGCTCAGCGGCCACAATCGGCTGCCGCTGCCACCGGCGAGAATGACGAGGTAGGTGTGAGGCCCGCTCACGAATCTGCCCCCTGGAGCTAGACGACGAACGTGGCGGCTCCAGCAGGTGGAGGCGCAACGCCGCGCACACAATTAAGTGCATGACGGCGCGTCACCAGTTGGCAACGCGCCGCCCAAGTCTAGCACAGCGATCTGTCGCGGCCCGACAACTGCGAGGTCAGCCGCTCTCAGGCCCGGATCAGGAGGCGGACTCAACCTCCGCAACGTGGGCCACGCCGTTGCGGCCCACGCCGCTGCGCGTGCGAACCGCTCCGATAAAGTCGCGGAAGAGGGGATGCGGTCGGTTTGGTCGCGACTTCAGCTCCGGGTGGAACTGCGTCCCGAGCATCCACGGATGGTCGGCCAGCTCGCCGATCTCGACCAGGCGACCGTCTGGCGAGAGGCCGCTCGCAATCAGCCCGACCTCTTCCAGGGCCGCACGGTACTCGTTGTTGACCTCGTAGCGGTGCCGGTGCCGCTCGAAGACGATGCCCTGCTGGTAGGCCGCCAGCGCCCGCGAGCCGTCGGTCAACTGGCAGGGGTACTGCCCGAGGCGCATCGTGCCACCCTTGTCCGCGACGTCCTTCTGCTCGGGCAGGATGTCGATGACGGGATGCCGGGTGAAGAGGTTGAATTCGGCGCTGTTGGCATCGTCGAAGCCGGCCGAGTTTCGCGCCAGCTCGATGACCATCACCTGCAAGCCGAGGCACAGCCCGAGGTACGGCACCTGATGCTCGCGCGCGTACTTCGCGGCCTGGATCATCCCCTCGACGCCGCGATACCCGAACCCGCCGGGCACGACGATGCCGTCAAGGTGGCCGAGACGCGCCGCCGGATCCGCATCCTCGCCTTCGAGCTGCTGCGAGTCGATCCATTGGAGGCTGACCCGGACGTTGTGATGCCAGGCCGCGTGGTGCAACGACTCGCGGACGCTGATGTAGGCGTCCTCAAGCTCGATGTACTTGCCGACGACGCCGATCTTGATCTCGGGCGCTTTCGACTTGGCCCGGGCCACCAGCTCGCGCCACTCCACGAGATCCGGCTCTGTGGCCTCCAGGCCCAGCCGCTCAACCACGAAGTCTCCCAGGCCGGCCTGTTCGAGCACCAGCGGTACTTCGTAGATGGAGTCTGCCGTCTCCAGCGGAATAACGGCCCGCCGGTCCACGTCGCAGAACAGGGCGATCTTGTCCTTCAGGTCGTCGGCCACCGGGTAGTCGGACCGTGCGACGATCACATCGGGCTGAATCCCGATGCTCCGCAGCTCCTTGACGCTGTGCTGGGTCGGCTTGGTCTTCAGCTCCTTGGTCGGCCCGACGAACGGCAGCAGCGTGACGTGGATGAAGAGCGTCTGCTCGCGGCCCAGCTCGCGGTGCATCTGGCGGATCGCTTCGAGGAACGGCAGGCACTCGATGTCGCCCACCGTCCCGCCGACCTCGACGATCACTACCTCGGCGCCGGTCTGCCGGGGCACTCGCTTGATGCGCTCCTTGATCTCGTTGGTGATGTGTGGCACGACCTGGATGGTGCCGCCAAGGAAGTCGCCGCGCCGCTCTCGCCCGATGACGCCGGCGTAGATCACACCGGTCGTGACGTTGCTGGACTTCGTCAGGCTGAGATCGACGAACCGTTCGTAGTGGCCGAGGTCGAGGTCCGTCTCGGCGCCATCGTCGGTCACGAAGACCTCGCCGTGCTGGTACGGGCTCATGGTGCCCGGGTCCATGTTGATGTACGGGTCGAGCTTGAGGACGGAGACGGCGATGCCCCGGCTCTTGAGCAGTCGACCGAGCGACGCAACCGTGATGCCCTTACCGACCGACGAAACGACGCCGCCGCTGACGAAGATGTACCGAGTCACGTCTGCTCCTTCCATGCTCTGAGAACTACAACGGGGTGAGCGACAGCCAGTTTCGGGGCCGGCGGCCCGTGCGGCTCACAGAGCCAGCATCCCGCATCACAATCTCGAGATCACCGGGCACAAAAAGGGGACCGGCGCCCCGAGTGGGGCGCCGGTCCGAGGATGCTGGTGTCGGGTGGGGTGGCGAACTCGCGCGGTCCAGATGGCCGCGCTTCAGTTCGTGGTCTTGGAGGCAACGTCTCGCACACCACACCATCCGACTATACGGGCCGGCGGCGAACGGTGACAAGAGCCTGCGGCGACAGCACCTGGGGACATCGCTTTCGCGCTGGTTGTTACGGCACCCAGAGCCGACATTGATCCTGATAGCCCTCAGTGTCCACGACATATTTGTACAACCACGGGTCACCTTCTGTTGCGTAGTAGTACGCTTGGTCGTTGCCGAGACGCTCACGAAGGGTCCGACCTGGCGCGGGGCCGTTGTACAGAGTGACCCAGACGATGATCTGGACACGGAACGCCGCGACCTCACTCTCGACGCATGCGCGGCTTGGGTTTTCGCCCTGCATGAACTGCATGACATGCGTCAACTCGTGGGCGAGGATCGATGCGACTGTCCGCGAATCTTCATTCAGTACCTGCGAGTTGACGGTGATGGAGTTCGTTCGCCCCTGGAAGTATCCTCCGACTTGCGGCTCCAACGATTTCATGTTCATGCTGACGCCGCTGCTCTCCACGGTGTATCGGAAGACGTCTCCCAGCGTCGTGCCGTTCGCCAACGTCTTTCGGATGCCATAGAGCAGGCGCAACGCCTGCGCCAGGCGATTGTCGATGGCCGCAGCAGGCTTCGGCGTCGCGGTCGGTGGGACCGGGGTCCGGGTTGGCACGAGAGCGGCCGGCGCAGGTGTGGCCGGTGGTGGCGGCGGGGAAGGCGCGGCAGCCACCACCGGCCCCTGGTCGGACATGACGTACTCTGACACCACCCAGCCGACGACGCCGTCGCCCGTCTTGACGTTGTGCCATTTGCGGCCGTCACTCCCTTGTTCAGGCGCTCCGAGCACGATGATGGTGTCGCCGTCGTTGACGACCATCAGCAGTTCGCTGGTCGAGTGCGGCAACGTCCGAAGGTTCGCGCCACTTCCGCCAGTGTTGCCGATCCGCGCTGACCTGCCGTGGGCTGAGGCCGACTCCGTTGGCGCGGCGGGAGTTGGACCGACGGCCAGCACCTGATCGTACCGGGCTGAGGACACGCCAGCGAGCGTCAGCACACTCGGCAGCGACACGACGCCTTTGCGGCCGAGCGCTCGCGTGAAGATCACCATGTCACGCTTGATGAAGCCAACCTCAAACGTGACGATGCCCTCCTCCACCTTCTGAAGGCTTGCCGTTCCGCCGTCATTTGGCGCGCCCGGCACCATCTCGAACCCCTCCTGCTCGATGGCCCGCCGGCGAATCTCGTCCAGGAAGCCGTCGTACGCGACCGGACCATCAAAGCGGCCGATAAACTGCCCCACCATCACCGGTCCGGTCGATACCGATTCAGGGGTAATCGGGCGTTCCAGAAGGACCGAATACAGGACGCCCGGCCCCGGGTCCATCGCTCTCGACTCCTCCTTGCTGATCGTGAAGTCGGGAGGGAGGTCCGACGGACGTAGCGAGATCTCGTGCGGCTCGACTCTTGGACGCTGGGCGCGTACAGGCAGCGTACCCGTTAGTCCAGTGACAGCCAACATGACGCCAACAAGCATTGCGGTGAGGACGGGCCGAAACAGACGAATCACGAGAAACCTCCCACACATTGAGGTACCGGTGATGCCACACCGTCGCGCCCCGTTGCGCCGACTGGCTGCTGCGCCAGCATAGCATATCATCGCGCGGCAGTCGCACACATGGATAGTCGGATCGATGGGCGTATCACGACACCTTTTGCACGGATCGCCTGCTTCTTGGCCCGGCAGTACGAGCATGCGATAGCGTTCGCGGCATCCTAGTTCCCGTCCAGTCGGGCAAAGTACGACGCGTTTTGCCCGCCGTGCCGGCAAGGTGCTAAGGTTCGAGCGTCGATGGCCCGCTTGACGTACCTGGATCATGCTGCCACCACGCCTCTTGACGAGCGTGTCCTCGAGGCGATGTTGCCGTATCTCCGGGACCGCTGGGGCAACCCGTCGAGCCTCTACGGCCACGGGCGCGTCGCACGCCGCGCACTGGACGAGTCGCGCGATACCGTCGCGAACGTCCTCGGCTGCCGCCCGAGCGAGATGCTGTTCACGAGCGGCGGCACCGAGAGCGACAACCTCGCCATCAAAGGCGTCGCCTACGCGCGCCGCGCGGAGGGCAACCACCTCGTCACGACCGCCGTCGAGCACCACGCCGTGCTGCACACGTTCGAGTGGCTGGAGCGCCGCGCCGGCTTCGAGGTGACCTACGTGCCGGTCGACGAGTACGGCACGGTCGATCTGGCGGCGTTGGAGCAGGCCATTCGCCCGAGCACGACGCTCGTCTCGGTGATGCTGGCGAATAACGAGATTGGCACCATTCAGCCGGTCGCCGAGGCGGCGGCCATCGCGCACCGCCGGGGCGCGACGTTCCACTGCGACGCCGTGCAGGCGGCTGGCGGACTCGCCATCGACCTGCAGGCGCTCGGCGTTGACCTGCTCTCGCTGAGCGGCCACAAGATCTACGGTCCGAAGGGCGTCGGAGCGCTGTACGTCCGACGGGGCACGCCGCTCGTGGCCGACGCACACGGCGGGGGCCAGGAGCGTGGCCTGCGGGCTGGCACCGAGAACGTCGCCGGGATCGTCGGCATGGCCGAGGCGCTGCGGCTGGCTCAGGACGAGCGAGCGGCCCGCGTCGCGCACGACGCCCGCCTGCGCGACCGTCTCATCGCCGGCCTGCTGGCGCGGATCGACGGCGCGCGCCTGACCGGCCACCCGACTGACCGCTTGCCGAACAGCGCCAGCTTCGTGTTCGCGGACACGGACGGCGAGTCGATCCTGATGGACCTCGACCAGTACGACGTCTGCGCGTCGAG
This window harbors:
- a CDS encoding cysteine desulfurase; this translates as MARLTYLDHAATTPLDERVLEAMLPYLRDRWGNPSSLYGHGRVARRALDESRDTVANVLGCRPSEMLFTSGGTESDNLAIKGVAYARRAEGNHLVTTAVEHHAVLHTFEWLERRAGFEVTYVPVDEYGTVDLAALEQAIRPSTTLVSVMLANNEIGTIQPVAEAAAIAHRRGATFHCDAVQAAGGLAIDLQALGVDLLSLSGHKIYGPKGVGALYVRRGTPLVADAHGGGQERGLRAGTENVAGIVGMAEALRLAQDERAARVAHDARLRDRLIAGLLARIDGARLTGHPTDRLPNSASFVFADTDGESILMDLDQYDVCASSGSACTSGTLEVSHVLTALGLPPPLARGSVRLTTGRATDDAGVDRVLDVLPEVVRRVRSIMPMLLGGGREQATIDA